Below is a genomic region from Pseudarthrobacter sulfonivorans.
GTGTTCGGCGGCGACGTGGCCGTTGCCGTGGCCGGTGTGCACTACACCGTCTAGGGCCCCTTGGCCGACGGCCTGCTGTCTGCACCGCCGGAACCTGTTTCACCGACCGGGCCGTCCCAGGACCAGTGCGGGATGCGGAGCCCGTCCGGCACGTCCTCTGCAGAGCGCTGGTAACGGGACATCGTGGTGGTGGCCGCCCAGGTGAAGTAATTGTGCAGCACCTTGCGCACCGGATCGTCATCAGCGAGCCCGACGTCGGCCAGCGCCTGGTCGAAGCAGGCGACCGCCCTACGGTCCATGTCCTCGTGCGGGCCGTTGCCGCTGTGCAGCCGAATCACTGATGTCTCGTCACCATACGAGTCTGAATACACGGGCGGGCCACCCAACGCCTCCGTCCAATAGGCTGCGAGCCGGTGGCTGTGCTGCGGATGGAATCCGTGGCTGAACGCGTGGCTGACTACCTCGTCAGCCATTACCCTTGCATGCCAGGCGTTGGCCAGCCTCAGGAAAAAGTCGGCACTGCCGGCAGCCTCGTACACCGTCTGCACACTGCAACGATGACATGCTGCACCGGACAGGGGGAAGGGCTGTCCGTGGCAGGACGTCCCACGGCGAGTCGATAAGCTAAAGGCATGACTTCTGAAGCAACCGCAGTGCCCGTAGTGCGCGCCGATGGCCGTGCCCCCGACCAGCTCCGCCCCATCAGCATCACCCGCGGATGGTCCAAGCAGGCCGAGGGATCGGCCCTCATCGAGTTCGGCAACACCAGGGTCCTGTGCACGGCGTCCCTGACGGCGGGCGTGCCGCGCTGGCTCAAGGGCGAAGGCCGCGGCTGGGTCACGGCGGAGTACGCCATGCTTCCCCGGGCCACCAACACCCGTTCCGACCGCGAATCTGTCAAGGGGAAAATCGGCGGGCGGACCCACGAGATTTCCCGGCTGATCGGACGCTCGCTGCGTTCCATCATTGACACCAAGGCCCTGGGCGAAAACACGATCGTCCTGGACTGCGACGTCCTCCAGGCCGACGGCGGAACGCGCACCGCGGCCATCACCGGCGCGTACGTGGCACTGGCGGACGCCATCCGCTTCGCCCGCGACAACAAGCTGATCGCCAAGAACGCCCAGCCCCTGATCGACACGATCGCAGCGGTTTCGGTGGGCATCATCGACGGCGTGCCCATGCTGGACCTGCCCTACGTTGAGGACGTCCGCGCCGAAACCGACATGAACGTGGTGGTCACCGGATCCGGGAAGTTCGTGGAAGTCCAGGGCACCGCAGAGGGTGCTCCCTTCGACCGGGACGAGCTGAACCAGCTGCTGGACCTGGCCCTCCTGGGCACCACCGCCCTGGCGGCGATCCAGCGCGAAACCCTCGCCGACGCACTGTGAACCAGGACGCTGTGACCCCGAACGCTGAACCGGACGGCGCGCCCGTACCGCGCCTCGTCCTGGCCACGCACAACAAGGGCAAGCTCAGGGAGCTCCGGGAGCTGCTGCGCGGACAGGTCCCCGGGCTCGACGTCGACACGCAGGTGGTGGACGCCGCGGCGGTGGGTGCGCCAGACGTCGTCGAAACCGGCGTGACGTTCGCCGAAAACTCGCTGTTGAAGGCGCGGGCCGTTGCGGAGGCCACTGGGCTGGTGGCCATCGCCGACGATTCGGGGCTGGCCGTGGACGTGCTGGGCGGGGCGCCCGGAATCTTTTCCGCGCGCTGGTCCGGCCGCCACGGTGACGACGCCGCCAACCTGAAGCTTCTGCTGGACCAGCTCTCCGATGTCCCCGACGGGCACCGTGGAGCCGCGTTTGTCTGCGCTGCGGCCCTGGCTGTCCCGGGACCGGGCGCTGGGAGCCGCGAAGTGGTGGAATACGGCCAGCTTGAGGGGACCCTCCTGCGCGAACCCCGCGGCAACGGCGGCTTCGGCTACGACCCCGTGCTGCAGCCGGCCGGTGAGGACCGCAGCTGCGCTGAATTGTCAGCGGCGGAAAAGAACGCGATCAGCCACCGGGCGAAGGCCTTCCGGGCACTCCTGCCGGCCATTGTCGAGGCACTCGCCGGCCCGTGACCGTACGGGAGATTTTGTCCAGATATCGCTGCTAAGTAGCCGGCATGATGGCGTTATCTGGACAAGAACTCCGGGGGAGGGAGTGGCCAGGGAGCGGTGAGGGGCTCAGTGGTCCCGGTGCGTCTTCCGTTCGGCTTCGGGTTCGTGCTCCTCAATGAATTCGTCAACGGGGTCGGTGCCGAACCTGGCCGCTTGGCGCTTGGCGGAAATTCCGCGGAGGACTTCGATGCCGATCGGAATCACGGAGACCAGCACGATGACGATGAAGATGATGTCCAGGTTCTCCCGGACCCACGGGACCCTGTCACCGAGCAGGTAGCCCAACAGCGTGACGCCGCTGCCCCACAGGACCGCGCCGATCACGTTGAACAGGAAGAACTTCTTCTTGTTCATCTGGGCCACGCCAACGATCACGGGCACGAAGGTCCGGATGATCGGCACGAAGCGGGCGAGGATCAGTGCCTTGCCGCCGTGCTTTTCGAAGAAGGCGTGTGCGTTCTCCACGTTTTCGCGCTTGAAGAGGCGGGAGTTCGGCTTGTTGAATATGGCGGGACCGGCCTTGGAACCGATCAGGTAGCCGGTCTGGTTGCCGATGATGGCGGAAATGGTGATCAGGAGCGCCAGGAGCCAGACATTGAACTGGATGGTGTCCGTTGCCACCAACAGCCCTGCCGTGAACAGCATCGAATCGCCGGGTAGGAAGAATCCCACCAGCAGGCCGGTCTCGGCGAAGACAATTCCGCAGACCAGCAGCACCACCCAGGGCGCAAGGGCGGGATCGGCCAGGAAAATCTGGGGGTTCAGCCAGTCGGGCAGGAAGGAGGCCAGCTGCGGCTGGACCGGTCCTGCACCACCCAGCATGGGCGCGGCAAGGTCGCTGATCGCAAGAAAGTTCACCTCCTCAGGGTACTTGACGCACCAGGGCATCCTGGTTGTATGGTTAGTTACACAAGTAACTAACCAGTGAGGCTTTGCGGCCTCGTGGATGAGGATCAAGGCGGCGCCAGTGATAGACGACAGCAGGCCGATCTTCCTGCAGATTGCCGCACTGATAGAAAACGACATCGTGGACGGCAACCTCCCGGAGGAATCCCAAGTCCCGTCCACCAACGAGTTCGCGGCGTTCCATCGGATCAACCCGGCCACGGCAGCAAAGGGTGTGAACCTCCTGGTGGAGGAGGGAATCCTCTACAAAAGGCGGGGGATCGGCATGTTTGTCTGCACAGGTGCCCGGGCGGCTTTGGTGGCGCGGCGGACCCAGGAATTCTTTGAGCAGTACGTGCGGCCGCTCGCAGCGGAGGCACGCAAGCTGGGCATTCCACCGGACGAGCTCAGCCGCATGATCATCCGCGGCGCAGAGGCCGCGACGGCAGCGGACGGCAACCAGGAAAGGAGCGCGGCACTATGAACGAAACAGTGGTTGAAGCAAGGAATCTCACAAAACGGTACCGGGATGTCCTGGCACTCGACGACGTGAGCATCAGTCTTTCAGGGGGCCGGATTTACGGCCTGCTGGGACGTAACGGTGCCGGCAAGACCACCCTGATGTCCGTCTTGACGGCGCAGGCGTTCGCCACCTCGGGGGATGCGCTGGTTTTCGGCGAGCCGGCGTACGAAAATGACAGGGTCCTGTCCCGGGTCTGCTTTATCCGCGAATCGCAGAAATACCCCGATGACTTCACGCCGTTCCATGCCTTTAAGGCCGCGCGGCTGCTGTTCCCCAACTGGGACCAGGCGTTTGCCGAACGGCTCATCAGTGACTTCGGACTCCCGGTCAAGCGGCGGATCAAGAAGCTCTCCCGGGGGCAGTTGTCCGTCGTGGGCGTGATCATCGGCCTGGCGTCACGGGCGGAGCTGACGTTCTTTGACGAACCCTACCTCGGGCTTGATGCGGTTGCCCGGCAATTGTTCTACGACCGGCTCCTGGCCGACTTCACGCACTATCCGCGCACGATCGTCCTGTCCTCCCACCTCATTGACGAAGTGGCCAACCTTCTGGACCACGTCATTGTGATTGATGCGGGAAGGATCCTTATCGACGCCGAGGCGGATGCGCTGAGGGGGTCCGCAACGACGCTGGTGGGCCCGGCAGGCAAGGTGGACGCGTTCCTCGCGGGCAGGAAGGTCCTGCACCGCGAGACCATGGCCTCCCTGGCGTCGGTCACTGTTGACGAAGCCCTCAGCCCCGTGCAGCGGGCGGAAGCCGCCAGGGTGGGACTGGAAGTGGTTCCCGTGTCCCTGCAGCAGCTCGTTATCAGGAAGACCGTGGACAACCACACCCGGCGCCAGGCGCCAGGTGACGGACCGGAACGCGATGCATTGGAGGCAGCACGATGAGCAAGGCAATGGCGGTGGCGCGGATGCAACTCGTCACCAAATGGACATATCTGGGGAACCCGCTGGTCATTCTCGCGGCGGCCTTTCTCCTCTCGATCGCCATATTCGCCCTGATTCCGGTGGACGAGCCCAAGTTCGGCGGCGGCAGCCAGGCTCCGCTCTGGTACTTCATGGTGCTGGGCATCCAGAGCATGACGCTGGCTTTCCCGTTTTCGCAGGCACTGAGCGTGAGCCGCCGGGCCTTTTACCTGGGCACGCTGGGCCTGTTTTCCGTGCTGGCCGTGGCCATGACGGCCATCTACCTCCTGGGCGGCATCGTTGAACGGGCCACCAACGGCTGGGGCGTCAATGGATTCTTCTTCGCCCTCCCGTGGGTCGCGGACGGGCCCTGGTACGGCACGGCGGTGTTCTACTTCACCATCATGATGTTTATGTTCATCATCGGCTTCTGGTTCGCCACGATCTACAAACGCTGGGGGACCATCGGGATGCTGATCTCCCTGATCGGCTCGGCCGCTTTGTTGCTTGGCATTGTGGCGCTGGCGACGCTGAACCAGTGGTGGGGGAGCATCGGCTTCTGGTTCGTCCAGCAGACACCGCTGACCATGGGCGCCTGGGCTGCCGCCCTGTGTGTGGTGCTTGCCGGCGGCTCCTACCTCACGCTGCGGCGGGCGATTCCCTAACCCCGCCACCGGCGTCGGACGCGTGATATCCGCGACAGGGCCGCCCTGGTGACACGGGAACGGGCCTGTCCGGCGGTAAAGTATGGGCCGTGGGTTTGGACTTTACGGCGATCGACTTCGAGACGGCCAATGGCTTCCGGGGTTCACCGTGCGCGGTTGGCCTGACAAAAGTGCGCGGCGGGCGCGTGGTGGACGAGGCGTCGTGGCTGATGCGGCCTCCGGTCAACCACGACCACTTCGAGTACCACAACGTCAGGGTCCACGGCATCAAGGCCACGGACGTCGCGGGCCGTCCCCGCTTCGGTGACCTGTTCCCGGAGATTGGCGCCTTCATCGGGGACGATATCCTGGCGGCGCACAACGCGGCCTTTGACCTGGGAGTGATCCGGTCAGGGCTTGAGGTCTCCGGCCTGCCCGGCCCTGCCTACGACTACGTCTGCACCGTGATGCTGGCCCGGCGCTGCTACTCCCTGGTCTCCAATTCCTTGCCGTTCGCCGCGGAGGAAGCCGGCGTGCCGCTGGTCAACCACCACGACGCCGCAGAAGACGCCCGCGCCTGCGCCGGCATCCTGATCGACATCGCTGCGCGGAACAACGCCAACAGCATTGCCGAGCTCTACCTGTCGCTGGGCCTGGTCCTGCCGCATCAGGAGGCGTTTGACCCGGCGCACGATGTCCTGTCCAAAGCCAGCCTTACCGCCCTTGCCGGTGCCGCTGGCGGAGGCAGCGCCGCGCTGGTGCGCCCGTTCCTGTCCGGGTGGCCGGAGGAGGGCGACAACCCCGTACCCAATGCCGACGCCGAACCCTCCCACCCGCTGTACGGCCAGACCGTCGTCTTCACCGGCGAGCTCTCCATGGCCCGGCCGGAAGCGAAGGTGCGTTCGGCCGAGCTGGGTGCCCGGCCGGAAAGCCGGGTAACCGCCCGCACCACGGTGCTGGTGGTGGGTGACGGCTTTGTGGCCGCGGACCTGCGGTCCGGCAGGCTGACCGGCAAGGCCCGGCGCGTCCTGGAGCTCCACGACCGCGGCCAGCCCATCGAAGTACTCTCCGAAGGCGAGTTCCTGCAGATGGTGGGCGGCTGATAGGTAGATCGGGTTGTCACCTGCCTACCAGCTGGGCGCCCGCTCAGGTGAGGGCGGGTAAGCCGACGAGGTCGGCGCTCACCTGCCAGAGCCGCGCTGCGGCAGCCGTGTCGTAGCTCAGCGGGGAGGACTTCCTGGGCTGCCTGTCGGCGAAGTAGCGGCCGGTCACCCGCGCGAGCTGGGCGACCGACGCCACGTGGATTGATGTGGCCGCGCCCTTAGCCGGGGCTTTCATGAACGGTCGCAGCAGCGGCACGAGCAGACGCTGCGTTCGCCCCGGATCCTCGGCGCCGAACCCCGTGCTCACCAGGCCCGGGTGCACGGCGTTCGCCGTGACCGAGGTTCCCTGGAGGCGCCTGGCCAGCTCATACGCGAACATCACGTTGGCCAGTTTGGACTGGTTGTAGGCCCGTGCGCCGGAGTACGCGCGCTCGCCCTGCAGGTCGTCGAAGTCGATCCGACCCATCGACTGTGCGTTGGAGGCGACCATGACCACCCGCGCGGCGGGGCCTTGTTTCAGTCGTTGGAGCAGCAGATTGGTGAGCAGGAACGGCGCGAGATGGTTGAGGGCGAAGGTGCGCTCGAGCGCGTCGGCGGTCACGTGCCGGGTGTTCCAATAGCCGCCGACGTTGTTGACGAGCACGTCGATCCGGGGGAGACCGGTGAGTACCTCGTCGGCCAGCCGCCGCACCTCCGACTGGCTCGACAGGTCAGCGACGAACGCGTGTACCTCGCCGTCGACGGATGCCCGGATGTCTCGCACCGCGCCGTCCGTGCGTTCGCGATCGCGACCGGTGATCGCCACCGTCGCACCCAGCGCGGCCAGCCCGAGGGCGGTTGCCTTGCCGATGCCGCTGGTTGCGCCGGTGACCAGTACGGTCTGGCCGGTCATTGTGTGGGGGTGGATCTCATTCATCGTCGAATTCCTTTTGTACGTCACGTGACTGCGGGGCACAGCTCAGGGCGCCTGGTCGTAGGCTTTTGGCTCGAAACCCCTGATGATCAGCCAGAAGCCAAGCGCCACCTCGAGCAGGCCGCCCGGGATCGTCAGGATGAGGCCGATGTGGAGGCCAAAGATCTCGGCGATGGCGCCAGCAGCGAAGATCGCGTAGCCGGCCATGCCCCACACCGACAGGAAGCGGGGCAGCAGACGACTGCGAAACAACAGTGCGAACAGGAAGATGCACCCGATTCCCAGCGCCATCATGGCGATTTGGTAGGCCAGGGTATTGCCCGCCACGGCGAGCGCGCCGAGGGATTGCGCCCACTCTGCGCCCGCCGGTCCGGAAACAACGGACTGCTGGGCAATGGGCACGATCATGAGCACGGCCAGCACACCCACCGTCAGCAGCACGACCTCGAAAATCATTGTGGCCAGATAAATCAGTGCGGTTCGCCGGCCGTGAGTCTCGATGATCGGAAAGAACAGCACCGCCTTGCCAACATCCACCAGCACGTTCAGCAACATGAGGAACGCGCCGAGCACCAGGGTGGTCTGCTGTGCGGCGACCGAGGCGAGAAAGTCGGGTGCGCCGACTACGGAGGCGACCAGGGCGGCGCCAATTCCGTATACCAGGAACCCCGACAGGAAGAGCCCGCCGATCAGCCGCGACGTCGCTTTGCGTGAACTTTTCAGCGCTGGCGCCTGGCCGGCTCCAAGAGTTGATGTGGACATGGTCTTCTTCTTTCGTGTGGTGTAGAGGTGACGGGGTTCAAACGGTGATGGAGATTTTGGCTTGAGCGTGGTCTTCGGCGAAATAGCGGAGGGCGTCTGCGGTCTCGGCGAGGGGGTAAGTGCGGTCGATTGCCGGCGTGACCGTGCCAGATTCGATGAGCTCACGGAGCAGGTCGAGGTGGGCCGTGCCGGGAGTGGCCGTGAAGGTGCGCAGGTTTTGGCTGACGAACCGCGACAGCAGCAGCGCGCGCAGGATACGGGGCAGGGGCCCAAGCACCGGGCCGCCGGTGCCGTTGGAGAGCACGAGCGTTCCGTGTGGAGTCAACGCCCGTCGGCTTGCGGTGAGGGTGTGGTTGCCGATGTTGTCGAGGATCACGTCGTAGCGCTGCGCACCCCGCGTGAAGTCATGCTCGGCGTAGTCGATCACGTGATCGGCACCGAGCGACCGCACGAGGTCGGCATTTCGGCTGCTGCACACTGCGGTCACTTCCGCTCCGAGCGCGGCGGCGATCTGCACCGCGAACGTGCCCACCCCACCGGATGCCCCGTTGATCAGGACCTGCTGCCCTGCCTTGAGCTGTCCGCCGTCACGCAGCGCCTGCAAGGCGGTTCGAGCTGCCAGAGGCACGCTGGCCGCCTGCTCGAACGAGAGGTTCGCCGGCTTGAGCGCCACCCGGCTGTCCGGTGCGCAGACGTAATCGGCGAAGCTCCCCGATTCGACCTCGGCATACACTTCGTCACCCACGCGCAGCCGGGTTACGTCGACGCCGACCGCTTCTACCTGACCGGCGACGTCCTTCCCGCGAACAATGTTCCTGGGCGCTCGCAGCCCAAAGGCCAGGCGTGCAATGAGCGGACGGCCGGTCGTGTACACCCAGTCGGCGTGATTGATGGATGCCGCGCGCACCCGGATCAGCACCTCACCGTCCGCAATCTTCGGCTTAGCGACGCGTTCGAGGTGCAGGGCATCTGCGCGGCCATACCGGTGTTGCACGATCGCCTGCATTGTCGCTGTGGTCGGAGTCTGTGTTTCAGTCATCGTCGTGTTCCGTTCGTGAACCGGGGCGACCATACAGTGTAAGGTCGTGTTCGAAAGTTACCATACACTGTATGGTTTGACTAGAGTCGAATGAAAAGTAGGTCGAGAGGATAGGGACCCGTGGTATCCGCAGTAAAGAACGAGAGGGCCCGGACGCCCGTCACGCGCGAACGGGCGCTGCGACTGGCGGTCGCGGTCGCCGATGCCGGCGGCATCGAGTCCCTGAGCATGCGCAAGCTGGCCCGTGAACTCGGCATCGAGGCGATGTCGCTGTACTACCACGTGAAAAGCAAGGACGAGATTCTCGACGGCATGGTCGAACTCGTCGTTGGCGAGATGGTCCTGGCGCGCAGTGACGCCGAGTGGAAGACGGCCCTGCGTGAACGTGCGGAGTCGGCGCGAACTGTGTTGGCGCGGCATCCATGGGCCATCAGCATGATGGACGCGCGGAACACCGGGGCGTCCATGAGATTTCATGACGACATGATCGGATGCCTGGTGGGCAGCGGTTTTTCGATTCCGCTGGCCGCGCACGCGTTGTCAGTGGTGGACAGCTACGTGCACGGGTTCGCGTTGCAGGAGGCCTCCCTGCCCCTCGACGAGTCCGGCCATATCGGTGTCGCGACCGAGAGCATCATGGAGCAGAGGGACATGACGGAGTTCCCGTACCTCACCCGGATGGCGGTTGAGCACATTCTGCAGCCGGGATATGCCTACGGCCATGAGTTCGAGTTCGGCATTCGGCTCATTCTCGATGGCCTCGAGGCCGCCTTCACCTCGGTCGATCCGCCATAACTCCTGCATCTGATGGCACGGTGCAGCGTTCATCCGGCGCAACAAATCTTCCCTGCGGCGTGCCCGGCTCCTAGCCTTGCAAGATGAGCAAACTAACGGACGGCCAAACAACCGGAATCAACTGGTCCGCCGTGTTCGCCTTTCCCAACCCCGTCAATGAATACGCGGCCCGGATCACCGCCGGCCTGGTGGTGCTCCTCGCGGGCGCCACACTGCTGAGCGGGTCCGTTTGGGGACTCGTGCTGATCGCCGCGGGCTTCTGGCTACGGGTGCTGTTCGGCCCACGGATTTCACCGCTGGCCCTGCTCTCCGTCAAGGTCCTGGCACCCCGTCTGGGCCGCGTTCGCCTGGTTCCCGGACCGCCCAAGCGTTTTGCCCAGGGCATGGGAACGGTGGTGTCCACGGCTGCGCTGATCCTGTTCCTTGCCGGTGCCGCCCCCGCAGCCTGGATTACGCTCGCGGTACTCATTGCCGCTGCCTCCCTGGAGGCCTTCGCCGGATTCTGCCTGGGCTGCGTCATCTTCGGAGTGCTGCAGCGCCGGGGCCTGATCCCGGAAGACATCTGCGAGGCCTGCAACAACGTCGCGCTCAAGCGGTCGTAACGCCCACCAGCAGATCGGCCATGCCGCGGATGACGTCCGGAGCTTCCAGGGCGTCGAGCCACTCCGCTGGCAGGCACTCTTGGCCGTAGTAGGCACCCAGAATGTTTCCCGCGATGGATCCCGTGGAATCGCTGCCGCCGCTGTGGTTGACGGCCAATGCCATGGCCGCCCGGAAATGGTCCTCCGGCGACAGGGCGGAGTCCGCGTCCGGCGCAGTGGCCAGGACAGCGTAAAGCCCGACGGCGAACGCCTCCTCCGCGACCCAGCCCTCGCCCAGCTGCCGAACCAGTTCCTCCGGCGACAGGACGCCTGTTCCTGCACAGCGGATGGCCGCTTCGAGCCGCTCGGGAAGTTCCGCCGCCACATCCTTCAGGCCTCGGACCTCGGTGAGGACCGTCGCAGCCGCGTCCGCCAGGGCGTCCCCGGCCACCAGACGGTGGATCAGCAGGCTGAAGCTGCCGGCACTTTGCCGTGCGGACGGGTGGCCATGTGTCAGGGAGGCGGCGTCGGCACTCAACTTATAGACGGCGTCGGACGCTATGAAGGGAAGCAGGCCGAACGGTGCCGACCGCTTCACCGTTCCGCGGCCCTTCGAATCCGGGTTCACGGGCCGGTACACCGTTCCCATTTCGCCGGTGGCCAACCCGCTGATGCACGCGTCTTCCGGGGCGCGGCGGTGCCTCAGGACCTCGTTGCCGTCGATCCACCGCGGCGGCTGTGCCGGGGCCTGCGGCGGTACGGATTCGCCCTGGGTGGCCAGCCAGCGGAGGTAGGCCAGCCAGAGGCAGGCGTTCGCATCGGCACCCACGCCGTCATTGGCCCATTCGAGCACCTCCACCAGCCCGTCAACGGTGTACAGCGTCAGCTGCGTGTCGTCCGAGAAGTGGCTGCCGCCGTCGAGCGCTGCGAAGTCCGTCAGGCCCGCGGGGCCGAAGCGCTGGCGGATGGCCTCGATCGGGTCGAACTCCACCGCGTAGCCCAGCGAGTCTCCCAGTGCGCCGCCCAGGAGGCAGCCGTGGATACGGGACTTCAGCGGGGGCGCGGCAACGGCGCCCGGTTCAATGCTCATGACAGTAAATTTACCGTGGGGCGAAGGTGGAACGCGCCGGGGCGCCACGCCGTCCGTCCACTAAGCTCGGACTCAGCCAACGCCCAGAATCCCTTGGCAGAATGCAAAGGCACCAAACCCCAACGATAAGGATTGCCCCACCATGACCACGCCTGTGCCCGTCCACCGTGATCCCGCCCCCGGGCTGACTGCCGGCAGCGGTGCCGAAATCCGGCACGGGCTGGTGTCCAGGCTGTCTGCCGAAGCCTTTGGCAGCCTTTTCATCGTGGTGGCAGGCCTGGGCGTGCCGCTGTTCTCCATCCCGCAGTCCAGCCCGCTGCCCGCCGCGCTCGCAGCAGGCCTGGCAGTGACCGCGGCGATGCTGGCCTTCGGCTACGTTTCCGGCGGACACTTCAACCCGGCGGTGACCGTTGGCCACGCCGTCGCCGGCCGGATCCGGCTCGGTGACGCCGCTGCTTACATCGGCGCGCAGCTGGTGGGCGGGCTTCTCGGCGCCCTCGCACTCTTCGGCATCCTGCGCACACTGCCGGGCATCCAGGACAGCCGCACGGCGTTCGACACCGTGACCGCCGGATTCGGCGAACATTCCATCATCCAGGCGCCCCTCGCCGGCGTGCTCCTGCTGGAAGTGCTCGGGGCCGCCATCCTGGTTGCAGTCTTCCTGGGCACCACCGCACGCAACAACGTCAACAAAACGGCAGCCGCCGTAGCCGTGGGCCTCGCCTTCGCGGTCCTGCTGCAGCTGGGCCTGTCCGTGGGCAATGCGCCGTTCAACCCCGCCCGCGCCACGGCCTCGGCCGTCTTCAGCTCCAGCTGGTCCCTTGAGCAGCTGTGGCTTTTCTGGGTTGCTCCCTTGGCGGGCGCAGCCATCGCCGGGCTGGTCTTCCGTGGGTTCGCCGAGCCGGTTGCTGCCGTTACTGCTTCGGCCGCTGGATCAGCCGCTGACGGGTCAGTAGATGACGGCAGTGAGGCCGACGACGTTGTGGATTTTGACGACGACGAGGATGCCGACGAGGAGGATGCCGACGTCGATGGCGTCGTCGCCGACGAGTCCGCTGCGGTGCCCGCCAAGGCACCTGCTCCGGCCACGCCCGCACCGGCTCATGCCGCCGCGGACGAGCCGGACAACCACGACGAGGCCCAGGAATTCTTCGACGGAAAGCGCGGCTAGCTGGCCTGACTGGGCAACGGCCTGTTGCGGCGGTTTCCTAAACTGTCGGTGGCAGCCGCTAGCGTAAGAATATGCGGTTATTGCACACATCGGACTGGCACTTGGGCAGGTCCTTCCACGGCGTCGGGATGCTGGACGCCCAGCGGTCATTTGTTGATCAGCTCGTCAGCGCTGTCACCGGAAATGCTGTCGACGTCGTCCTGATCGCCGGCGATGTCTACGACCGCGCCCTGCCCGGCGTCGACGTCGTGGGGCTGTTGGACGATGCCCTGGTGCGGCTCACGGCGGCCGGCGCCACTGTGGTGCTGACATCCGGCAACCACGACTCCGCCATCCGGCTGGGCTTCGCCTCCCGGCTGCTGGAACGTGGCGGCGTCCACTTGCGGACCCGGCTGGCGGACCTGGACCAGCCCGTCGTCCTGCCCCTTGAGACAGGTGACGGCGGGACGCCCGGCGCCGTCCTGGCCATCTATGGAATCCCCTGGCTGGAACCGCGCCTCGTCGCCGAACAACTCGGTGCAGAAACAGCCAGCCACTTCGAAGTCACCCGCGCCGCCACTGACCGCATCCGGGCAGACCTCGCCGAGCGTAGCGCTGCGGGAACCGTCCATTCAGTGGTCCTGGCCCACA
It encodes:
- a CDS encoding MIP/aquaporin family protein; amino-acid sequence: MTTPVPVHRDPAPGLTAGSGAEIRHGLVSRLSAEAFGSLFIVVAGLGVPLFSIPQSSPLPAALAAGLAVTAAMLAFGYVSGGHFNPAVTVGHAVAGRIRLGDAAAYIGAQLVGGLLGALALFGILRTLPGIQDSRTAFDTVTAGFGEHSIIQAPLAGVLLLEVLGAAILVAVFLGTTARNNVNKTAAAVAVGLAFAVLLQLGLSVGNAPFNPARATASAVFSSSWSLEQLWLFWVAPLAGAAIAGLVFRGFAEPVAAVTASAAGSAADGSVDDGSEADDVVDFDDDEDADEEDADVDGVVADESAAVPAKAPAPATPAPAHAAADEPDNHDEAQEFFDGKRG
- a CDS encoding NAD(P)-dependent alcohol dehydrogenase, with the translated sequence MTETQTPTTATMQAIVQHRYGRADALHLERVAKPKIADGEVLIRVRAASINHADWVYTTGRPLIARLAFGLRAPRNIVRGKDVAGQVEAVGVDVTRLRVGDEVYAEVESGSFADYVCAPDSRVALKPANLSFEQAASVPLAARTALQALRDGGQLKAGQQVLINGASGGVGTFAVQIAAALGAEVTAVCSSRNADLVRSLGADHVIDYAEHDFTRGAQRYDVILDNIGNHTLTASRRALTPHGTLVLSNGTGGPVLGPLPRILRALLLSRFVSQNLRTFTATPGTAHLDLLRELIESGTVTPAIDRTYPLAETADALRYFAEDHAQAKISITV
- a CDS encoding TetR/AcrR family transcriptional regulator C-terminal domain-containing protein, with protein sequence MVSAVKNERARTPVTRERALRLAVAVADAGGIESLSMRKLARELGIEAMSLYYHVKSKDEILDGMVELVVGEMVLARSDAEWKTALRERAESARTVLARHPWAISMMDARNTGASMRFHDDMIGCLVGSGFSIPLAAHALSVVDSYVHGFALQEASLPLDESGHIGVATESIMEQRDMTEFPYLTRMAVEHILQPGYAYGHEFEFGIRLILDGLEAAFTSVDPP
- a CDS encoding DUF4395 domain-containing protein: MSKLTDGQTTGINWSAVFAFPNPVNEYAARITAGLVVLLAGATLLSGSVWGLVLIAAGFWLRVLFGPRISPLALLSVKVLAPRLGRVRLVPGPPKRFAQGMGTVVSTAALILFLAGAAPAAWITLAVLIAAASLEAFAGFCLGCVIFGVLQRRGLIPEDICEACNNVALKRS
- a CDS encoding ADP-ribosylglycohydrolase family protein, producing the protein MSIEPGAVAAPPLKSRIHGCLLGGALGDSLGYAVEFDPIEAIRQRFGPAGLTDFAALDGGSHFSDDTQLTLYTVDGLVEVLEWANDGVGADANACLWLAYLRWLATQGESVPPQAPAQPPRWIDGNEVLRHRRAPEDACISGLATGEMGTVYRPVNPDSKGRGTVKRSAPFGLLPFIASDAVYKLSADAASLTHGHPSARQSAGSFSLLIHRLVAGDALADAAATVLTEVRGLKDVAAELPERLEAAIRCAGTGVLSPEELVRQLGEGWVAEEAFAVGLYAVLATAPDADSALSPEDHFRAAMALAVNHSGGSDSTGSIAGNILGAYYGQECLPAEWLDALEAPDVIRGMADLLVGVTTA